A single window of Nicotiana sylvestris chromosome 3, ASM39365v2, whole genome shotgun sequence DNA harbors:
- the LOC138887698 gene encoding uncharacterized protein — translation MGAVLGQRKDKLMHPIYYVSRTLSGAQLNYTVTEKEMLVVVFAFDKFRSYLIGSKVIVYTDHAAFRYLIENKESKPCLIRWVEAVALPTNDARVVVGFLKKNIFTRFGTPRAIISDGDTHFYNRAFERLLAKYDVHHKVATPYHLQTSGHVEVSNREIKSVLTKTVNATRTDWAKKLDDAL, via the exons ATGGGGGCAGTGCTAGGACAGAggaaagacaagctaatgcatccaatctactatgTCAGTAGAACGCTAAGTGGAGCCCAActgaactacactgtgactgaaaaggagatgttggttgtggtgtttgctttcgacaaattcagatcatacctgattggctctaaggtaattgtatacactgatcatgcagctttcaggtacttgattgagaataAGGAGTCTAAACCgtgcctgattcgttgg GTAGAAGCTGTAGCattgcccactaatgatgcaagagtggtggtggggtttttgaagaagaacatattcacccgtttTGGGACCCCGAGAGCTATTATCAGTGACGGAGACACCCACTTCTATAATCGAGCCTTCGAGAGGTTGCTAGCGAAGTATGATGTGCACCACAAGGTGGCAACACCTTATCACCTTCAGACCAGTGGACATGTAGAAGTGtctaatagagagataaagagtgtattGACCAAGACTGTAaatgccacaagaactgattgggcaaaaaagctagatgatgcactctga
- the LOC104235560 gene encoding transcription factor bHLH51, giving the protein MMDNSSCSEYWPETETETHFHHFQEVAAASPFVLPLVPNSCDDTSFQLYENPCYWSQQFEEDTSASASRSHSEAEKRRRDRINAQLSTLRKLIPSSEKMDKAALLRSVVEHVKDLKGRAKEISKVVNTPTDIDEVIIEHLDEDENSSNSIILKVCLCCDDRPELFSELNRALNNLKLTTEEANITSLGGRIKCVFVLKSVNGVCLNSLKHSLSRIAISPSTSNYRIKSKRQKFFLPANFS; this is encoded by the exons ATGATGGATAATTCCTCATGTTCTGAATATTGGCCTGAGACTGAAACTGAAACTCATTTTCATCATTTCCAAGAAGTTGCTGCTGCTTCACCTTTTGTACTTCCATTGGTTCCAAATTCTTGTGATGATACCTCCTTTCAACTTTATGAAAACCCTTGTTATTGGTCCCAACAGTTTGAAGAAGATACAAGTGCAAGTGCTTCTAGGAGCCATAGTGAAGCTGAGAAAAGACGCAGAGACAGAATTAATGCTCAGCTTTCCACTCTTAGAAAACTCATTCCCAGCTCTGAAAAG ATGGATAAGGCAGCTCTACTTAGAAGTGTAGTTGAGCACGTTAAAGATTTAAAAGGAAGAGCAAAGGAAATCAGCAAGGTAGTGAACACTCCAACTGACATTGATGAAGTAATAATTGAGCATTTAGATGAGGATGAAAATTCAAGCAATAGTATAATTCTCAAGGTTTGTCTATGTTGTGATGATCGACCTGAATTGTTCTCAGAGCTAAACAGGGCACTTAACAACCTCAAACTAACAACTGAGGAGGCTAATATAACTAGTTTGGGCGGCAGAATTAAGTGCGTTTTCGTGCTTAAGTCCGTTAATGGTGTTTGCTTGAATTCACTTAAACACTCTCTTAGTAGAATTGCTATTTCCCCTTCTACATCCAATTATCGCATCAAAAGTAAGAGGCAGAAATTCTTCTTGCCTGCTAATTTTTcttaa